The following is a genomic window from Spirosoma foliorum.
TGAAAAATTAAAAAAGGTGGCCTGATTCAGAATCAGGCCACCTTTTTTAATTTTTTTTTAGGAACTGTCTTGCAAAGAAAAATCAAATTGCCTACTTTTGCATCACGATTCGGAAACGAGTTGAGAATTGTTGCCAGTGTCGGATAGCGGTCGATTCCGCCTGATTTGTAATCAGGATGCGCAAGCGCGTCGGGGGTTCGAATCCCTCCACTGGCTCTCTGAAAATCAGCCACTTAACAGAAATGTTGAGTGGCTTTTTTCGTTTATGTGCAATGCGTTTGGTTGGTTGGCTTTGGGAGGTGAGAATTGACGATGATAAGATTTACACGACTTTGGCTCATAATATTTTTAAGCTGTTCCCGACACAAGTGTAAGCAATTGGTATACCCACTACAGCCGATACAACGCCCACTCGCGACGACAATATGGCGATGGGTAATCTTGATGGAGCAAAAGCCGATGAATCGAGCCCTAACGCTTACCTGATTATTCGCTAGATACAGTTGAGTGCTTCTGAAAAAGAGACATTTAGAAGTAGGTTAGCTTACTGTTCTTCTTTGAAAGGTGGAAAGTTTATAGCTAGGTATGCGCTCTTCGGCAGTTAAACTATTGATTTATTTATGCATTGGCCTAAGCTTACTGACCTGTGTGGACCCCCTTGAATCAACAATCAATAGCTCGCTGAACGTCTTGATTGTTGATGTGACCATTACCGATAAAGCAGAAACCCAGGTAATTCGGCTTAACCGATCTCAGGCGGATCGGCTAACCGGCCGATTTGGGTATGTGCCCGTTACTAAGGCGAACGTACAGATCGTAGTGGATTCTGTGGAGGTAGTAATTGCTGAGGAAACTACCGATGGCCGTTATCAACTACCCGCTGATTTTAAGGGGAAAGTTGGCCATGTTTATCAACTTAAGTTCACTTTAGCAGAGGGTACCCGATATGAATCAACCCCAGAGCTATTACAGCCTGTGGCGCCCATCGGGCAAGTTCGCGCCTTATTTAATTCCGCTAGTTTAAGCTCAACAGAACGCTTAAACAATACCTACACAGCCGCTCATGATTTCTACGTGGACTTTACCGACCCAGCTAATCAGCCTAATTCTTATCGGTGGGACTGGTTAGATTGGGAGCGACAGGAATGGTGCCGTAGTTGCAACCGTGGCTTCTATCAAGTTAAGGATGAGAAAGGCAACCTAATCGAAGATTGTGTCAGTACGAATCTAAATTCATCTTTCACGGCTTCTTTTGATTACCATTGCCGAACAGCTTGCTGGGAAATTCTGTATAGTCATGACTTAGTAGTATTCGATGACCAGTATAGCAATGGGAAGCAGATCAAAGGCTTGCGCATTGGCCGGGTTCCCTTGTATTCAAAAGAACCTTCCCTGGTTGAACTTAGGCAGAGCTCCTTAACTAAAAAGGCTTACGATTATCTGAAGCGCTTGATGGAAGATACACAGACTACGGGTGGAGTAGCAGGCGGTCAACCTGCCCTGTTAGTGGGCAACGTACACAATGTGACTGAGCCAAATGAAGCTGTGGTTGGTTATTTCACCGTATCTAGTGTTTCTTCGGTTCGGTACTGGTTAACCCGAAGTGATGCGACCGGGATTGCCCCTGGCTTATTTGTAGCCCAGAATGGGCATCCACCCGTTGATGAACCCCCATCGGGTCGGGACCGTCCCCCTACTGCGGTTTGCGTTTCGAGTGATACCCGAACGCCCTATAAACCCGAAGGCTGGCGGGATTGATTTTCGTAGTAAGGATGAGCAAAAGATTACTCTTACCGGTAAAATAGACGCTTCACTACCGATTCTATAGCTGGCTTATCACCATGTAAATTCCTCAGTATAAATGATAGTAGTATTACCGAAGAAGCAAAAAGTAGCTCCTCGCTCTGTCGTTGAATAGTCTAATCCTGTTGAATGCTATAGAGAGTTAATCCCTCTACTTTCTCCAGCAAAGTAGCATTCATTTTTATTCGGTCAATTCCGTCATCGGCTATTAAAAAGGGATTAGAAACACACGAGCAGATGAAGAAGGACGGGAGAATCCAACTATTTGTACGCTTTTAGGGTCTTACGAACATAGATGGCTAAAAATAACGTAAAACCGCCAGTCGATTATTTTCGGCCATCTGAACCCTGAGAAGCTATTCTTTTCGCTTTTATTTGTAAAAAATACACACACCCA
Proteins encoded in this region:
- a CDS encoding DUF4249 domain-containing protein produces the protein MDPLESTINSSLNVLIVDVTITDKAETQVIRLNRSQADRLTGRFGYVPVTKANVQIVVDSVEVVIAEETTDGRYQLPADFKGKVGHVYQLKFTLAEGTRYESTPELLQPVAPIGQVRALFNSASLSSTERLNNTYTAAHDFYVDFTDPANQPNSYRWDWLDWERQEWCRSCNRGFYQVKDEKGNLIEDCVSTNLNSSFTASFDYHCRTACWEILYSHDLVVFDDQYSNGKQIKGLRIGRVPLYSKEPSLVELRQSSLTKKAYDYLKRLMEDTQTTGGVAGGQPALLVGNVHNVTEPNEAVVGYFTVSSVSSVRYWLTRSDATGIAPGLFVAQNGHPPVDEPPSGRDRPPTAVCVSSDTRTPYKPEGWRD